A part of Entelurus aequoreus isolate RoL-2023_Sb linkage group LG03, RoL_Eaeq_v1.1, whole genome shotgun sequence genomic DNA contains:
- the LOC133645566 gene encoding tetratricopeptide repeat protein 9A: protein MSVIQAAHDGGGGGPNRAEAGSGGGPPRQTPTGGRSRDGRYQQQQVQQVQQRHHVGGTMLKQPVHNEPADVVRRALDFKCQGSQCYKDKKYREAIGKYHRALLEMKGLCRVLGDPDGAGSKSPSPLLAAICKSGPLTEEQKGAMENAELECYNSLAACLLQMELVNYERVKEYCLKVLHKEGKNFKALYRSGVAYYHLGDFQKALHYLKESHKQEPSDTNVIRYIQLTEMKIRRNAQREKKDTT from the exons ATGAGCGTGATCCAGGCCGCGCacgacggcggcggcggcggccccAACAGGGCGGAGGCAGGCAGCGGGGGCGGACCCCCGAGGCAGACCCCCACCGGCGGTCGGAGCAGAGATGGCCGGTACCAGCAGCAGCAGGTCCAGCAGGTCCAGCAGCGGCACCACGTCGGCGGCACCATGCTCAAGCAGCCCGTCCACAACGAGCCCGCCGACGTCGTGAGGCGGGCGCTGGACTTCAAGTGCCAGGGCAGCCAGTGCTACAAGGACAAGAAGTACCGGGAGGCCATCGGTAAATACCACCGGGCGCTGCTGGAGATGAAGGGGCTGTGCAGGGTGCTGGGGGACCCGGACGGAGCAGGGTCCAAGTCCCCGTCTCCTCTCCTGGCCGCCATCTGCAAGTCCGGTCCGCTGACGGAGGAGCAGAAAGGAGCCATGGAGAACGCCGAGCTGGAGTGTTACAATAGCCTAGCAG CCTGCCTCCTGCAGATGGAGCTGGTCAACTACGAGCGCGTCAAGGAGTACTGCCTGAAGGTGCTGCACAAGGAGGGCAAGAACTTCAAGGCCTTGTACCGCTCGGGCGTGGCCTACTACCACCTGGGAGACTTCCAGAAGGCGCTGCACTACCTGAAGGAGTCGCACAAGCAGGAGCCTTCAG ACACTAACGTCATTCGGTACATCCAGCTGACAGAGATGAAGATTCGCCGCAACGCTCAAAGAGAAAAGAAGGACACCACATAA